A region of the Coffea eugenioides isolate CCC68of unplaced genomic scaffold, Ceug_1.0 ScVebR1_1732;HRSCAF=2636, whole genome shotgun sequence genome:
TGGAAGGACCTCAGGGAGAAGTGTGCTCTTACGCCCTCCGCTTTGGCTTCCCAGCTACCAATAATGAAGCCGAGTACGAGGCCTTAATTGCTGGACTCCAGCTGGCCCGCAGGCTCGGTGCACAGCAAATTCACGTCCGCAGTGACTCCCAACTCGTTGTACGCCAAGTTCTTGGTGAATACGAGGCCAAGGATGAGACCATGCAACGGTACCTctccaaagttcaccaactcACCGCGTACTTCGAGTACTTCGAAATCCAAAGAATACCCCGGTCCCAGAATAAGCGAGCCGACGCCTTATCCCGGCTGGCTTCTACGTCATTCTCCGACCTCAACAAAACTGTCTTGGTGGAAGTCCTGAGTGAACCAGGATACGTGGAAGAGGTGGCATGTCCCGTGCACTCTGAAGAAACCTGGATGACCCCGTTCATCCTTTTCTTGGATCAAGGAGCCCTCCCCGAAGACCGAGCCGAGGCGAGAAAAAATACAACGCAAGGCGGCTCGGTACGCTCTCCGCGATGGAGAGCTGTACAAACGTTCCTACCTCGGCCCCTGGCTGAGGTGTGTCACTCCCGAGACAGGACGCCACGTCCTCCACGAGATCCACGAGGGCTTGTGTGGAGCTCACGTCGGCCACAGAATGCTAGCCAAGAAGGCTCTGCTTCTTGGATATTTCTGGCCCTCAGTTCGACAAGACGCCCAGGACCTCGTTCTCGGCTGCCCTTCCTGCCAAGTCCACGCACCCGAGTATCACCAGCCCGCAAACTTCATGATTCCCATCACTTCACCTTGGCCGTTTGAGCAATGGGGGACAGACATCATAGGTCCCTTCCCCAGGACCGTCGGCGATTATACCTTCCTGGTAACCGCGGTGGATTATTTCACCAAGTGGGTTGAGGCCGAGCCTCTAAGGACCATCACTGGGCTGGcaattcaaaaattcttttggaaatgcGTCGTCTGCCGCTTCGGCATTCCTCAGGTCATTATCTCGGACAATGGAAGACAATTTGCCGAGAACCCCTTTAAAGCTTGGTGCACAAACCTTGGCATCAAACAACATTTCACTTCGGTAGGCCACCCCCAGGCCAACGGTCAAGCAGAAAACTTCAACCGAACTCTCTTGCATGGCCTCAAGACCCGACTACACCGAGTTGGGACATCTTGGGTCGAAGAACTCCCCAGTGTCCTGTGGTCTTATCGGACCACGCCGAGGTCAGCCACGCAAGAGACCCCATTCTCTTTGACCTACGGAGCCGAGGCTGTCATCCCTGCCGAGATCCTTACCCCCAGCCCTCGGCTAGCAGCCTATGCAGCCGAGGTGAACGACGAAGAAAGGCAGCTGGATCTCGACCTCGTCGATGAACGAAGGGACCTCGCCTCAGCCCGGATAGCTTCCTACAAGAACACACTGGCACACTATTACAATGCCCGCGTCAGACACCGTAGATTCCAGCCTGGAGACTTGGTTCTGAGGAAAAACTCAGTCAGCCGAGCTGAACCACAAGGGAAACTATGCCCGAAATGGGAAGGCCCTTACCGAGTTGTGGGATCTGACCTTAAGGGATATTGTAAACTGAGCTACCGAGATAGCTCACTAGTGCCGAGGTCTTGGCACGCCGAGAACCTCAAAATGTATTATGCTTGAATGTTTAATCAAGTTATGACTTCgaattttatgttattttttaacATCGGTATTGCGCTATTAAAAAATAAAGGGGGACAAGTAAGGGACGAAGtcaaagcaagaaattaaagcgTTGAGATGAAAAGAAGTAAACTTTCATTCAACAGAGGAGCGTTACAAAAAATACAAGGCCGAGGTCGGAATGCTACTAAGCACTCTCCACCTCGGCCACCCCTTTAAAGCCCACGAGCCTAGACCCCAGTCTCGGCTCCATTCCCCGTCTCGGCTCCCTCCTGGGCAGCCTTCTCTCCGGACTCTCCTCCGCCGGGGTGAAGTTCTTCTCCATGCTCTTCGCCGATGTCCCCTCCGGCTTCGTCTTCCCCAGCTTCTTCACCCTCCTCGAACACTTCGTCGAGTTCAGACAGCCACTTGTTGAACTCGTTCTGGACCTCGGCCAAGTTCCTTCCGGCCTGGATGCCCTCGGCCATCCGGTCGTACAGCTCCTGGGAGTCCTCATTGTAGCTGGCATGGCCTCTTAACGACTCCAAGGCTTCGGAGGGGAGGTGGGCTGCGGCCGCGTCCACACCCGACGTGAAGCCGAACATGAAGTTTGGTGTGAGCAGTTGGCCGAGATCCTTGGTTAAGGCCTCAGACCTCCGAAATGCATCCACTGCCGAGGCCCCAACACTGTTGAGGGCTTGCTCATGAGACTTCTTCACCTCGTCCCCCCTCTTCTGCACTTCTTCGAGGGCCGATCTGAGACTATTCATTGTGACCTCGGCTTCCTCACCCTTAGCTTCGGCCTCCTTAAGCTGTCTTTGAAGCTCGGCCTTCTCAGACTCGGACACCGCCAATTTCTTCTCCAACTTGGAGATCTGATTTTGCAGCTTGCCGGTGTCCTGCTCCTCGACCAGAGCACAGTACCGGTGTGTCATCTCGGCCACAAAGGCTGAGGTGGAAGCTGTGCTCACCATGAGGCTTTGAACCATCTCAGCCGGGGTCAGCTTCTTCATAAACTCCAAATCCCTTGGCAGGGGGGAGTGCATTACTAGCTCTTGGGCAACCCGAGGATGGCTGCACCTGTCGTTAGCTGAAAGTTTTCAGTTCGGACACCAGTGCCCGGCGGGGTGTGTCTTCTCATCCCCGGAAAACACCGGGGGGCTATGGAAACGATTCCATAGCGAGGTCCCCGAGACCGCATTGACCGGGGGCTTCAACTGCTTGCCTCGGCCATGAGGAGGTGGAAGTGCCGTGACGACTCCAAGAGGCACTCCCTCTGGCACGGACGAGGTGGACCCCGTAGCCGCGGTGGCCGAGCTGCTTTGGCCAGCCGTGGTGGGAGTGCTTTTAGCCGCCGAGGTCTTGGCAGCTTGTCCTTGTGACTTCTTCTTCGGCGGAGGTGCCGATGTCTCACCGGAGCTCTTCCTCTTCTGCCTTTTGGCCACTTCGGACGAGCCAGACACGACGATGTCGGACAGTTTAGCCACTGCACAAGAAACAAATATTATCATATGCCTTAGCCGAAGTGAAAGCGAAGTtatgaaagaaaattacaagGAATCTTAAGTTTGGTGGAAGTGAAGGGAGTTCTGTCAGGACTGAGCAAAGCTCGACTGATTCCCCCGTCAACCAGCACGGCTTCGGGGTAGTCCAGACTGTATATCCGAAGTCCCGACCCCATCAGCTTCTGGAAGTCCTCCTCCTTGGCATCCCCAGCGGAGGGATCGGCCTTCGCTTTGATTGGCCTCCACCAGAAGCCCCTGGGGAAGTCCACTTCGGACACAAAAAAGAAGTCGCGTTTCCAATTTTTGATCGAGCTGGGAGAACCGATCACCAACTTCGGAATGGCATTGTTCCGGTTGCCAACATAAAACCATCCCTTATCCGTCCCGTGCGCCTTGAGGGTATAGCATCGGCGGAAGAGGTCGACAGAGGGAGTCACCTCCTGATGTCGACACAGCATCTCGAACCCTACGATGATGCGGACCGCGTTCGGGGTGAGTTGGGTAATCCTCACGTAGAAGTGACGGAGCAAGTCCCTGAAGAACCTCGAGGTGGGCATCCTCAGCCCGGCCTCTAACTGCTGGACATAGATGGCCACCATGCCCAAGGGGGGCTTTTCGGCTGAGTCATTCGCCCCGACCGGTAAAATCTCGTACCCCGACCGAAAAGGGTACTTGTTCATCACCTTCACGGCCCGATCTCTTCCGATGCGACTTCTAAACCTCGGCATCTTGCCGAAGTCGATGATGGCTGTGTCCTCCGGAGTGGCAGGCTCCAGTGCGTCCTCGTCGTGTGGTATCCCGACGCCGAGCTCCTCGTCGTAGCCCACCTCGGAACCACCCTCGCTCATCTCAGACGACTCTAACTCCGAGGCTGCCCCGCTGGCTCCCGCCTCGGTTGATCCCTTCTCAGAACTCGGGCTCGACCCATCCGAGCTGGACGTCGTCGCTTCTCCCCCAGGTTCCGGCCTCACCTCGGTCAGGTAGCTCGGAGTCACGGTCTCTCTATGGGTCTTAGCCGTTTTGGCCATGGGTGAATGACgaaataagaaagaagaagggTACTTACTATTGCCTACGGAACTGGACGAAGTGGATGACCTCGGCTCTGATCTCGGCTACTAGACTGATCTCGGCTGATAGAACTGACCTCGGCTACGCTCACGAACTTTGCAAGTCTCAGATGAAAGTGAAAGGTGTGAGTAGTGCGGTGAGGGGGACCCCCCTATTTATAAAGGTTTGGGGGGAATCCGAAGAGGCGGTAAGAATGCGAAAGGACGGCCACGTTCGAATTCAAAACACCGCGCCTCcctctctcctcattaatgCCCCGTCCTTTTACCTGACACCCTCTGCACGAAACGTCCCACTACTTCACGACGCGACGGTTACCAGTGACCACATCCTATCAGCTGACATGCCCACGTGTCACGTCCCCGTATCTTCCGGAGCAGTTTCGGGACTCCGACTCTTTACGACTTCGGCCAAGGAAGCCTCGGTACCTCCCTGGCCCGGAGCTCccgaggcttggggggcttattgaggGTGCTCACCTCGGCAACCCCGTGTGTCCGAGGTGAACTCACCTCGTCCCTCATCAGAGCTCATCCGTGTCTTGGGCATATCCCCTAAAGCGCGGCCGGATCCCTAGTCTACCGTAtaggtgacctcggcacctCCACCTCAGCTGCATGCGGATGAGGTCAGGACACCTGACATCACCCAGgatcagtgctttatctgaaaagcactgtcgcACTTAATGGCTACTGCGAAGGACTCCTCGTCACCCTgtccaggcggctacagtgtcagagtcaggccACCAGACAGTGAgcagagccgtaatggcaggGCATGGGTCCCACCGACATAAGACCTCCGTCCTGCCCTCCGCTCTcactctataaataccccacacactcccaacaagtaaACACACTGTTCATTCTCATATACCATTATctttctcgttctcatactaacttaatcgtcggagtgataccaggggagaagccccgccatccaCTTCGGACTAGCAAAGGTATACCACCTCATCTCAGAGAGGCCTGATTTAGGTCGGTCCATTtacccaccaaaaatcacctcttcagtTATTTTTTCTATTCCCATGGATTTCGAACCCGAGATCTCATGATTAAGGGATGCAAGTCCCTTCCTCTTGCACCTACATCTGTTGGTCCGCCAAGCAACTATGCTCAAGCAGTGGtacaacactttttttttttgggtctaaTTACCTATCACTTTATCAATCACAGAATCACAACATTTCCGTTTACTTGAAACGGGATCAACTGCAGTGCACCAAATGCAAAAACAGCAAGCCAATACCAGCTACCTAATATATTCCTCCCAATTAACAACTATTATGAGTTTAAAGTTTAAACACTTGTAATTCTTGTactccaaaatacatataattGTACTATGTATACAAATAAATCATCAGCAGCTTATCCGTACAACACAATGCAAGTCTGCCAGACCTTTGAGAGCCCGTTCCTTTTATCCTTATATCAATTGCATCAGCACCGTTAGGCCTCTCTTCCAAGTATCACAAAAGATAACCGGGCAACCCTCCCACACAAGGCGAGGCTCATTAGctagtttaaattaaatttgataTGTATCTAATTGTTCATACATCCTTAATACTAGAAGCTTTAAAGGATGATAATTAGCTACCTTGATAATGCCTTGAGCTATAGAATTTCCGTTGATGTCAAAATTCTCAAATCATCtgtatttgaatttgaatatcaaATTTGGTATGTGTGACATGTATCTAAATCTACTATTGTATACAATGTCAATGCGTAAAAGATTTATCCTATTAGTATGGATTAAACTTTTttatactgtcagtgtataaatGGAACGGAGTTAGATAAATCCCACGTCATCTAAATTTGAATATGCAAatcaaattatatatatatatggcatGCATGCAAACCCGttaatgtatacactgtcaatcATAAAAGATTTACCCATTACTGTATGCTGAAATCATCATTGGGCTTAGAATCTAAAAGCATAGCCTCTCCAATTTAAACTTCAGTAGTTTACAATTCTTctaaaaagaaaccaaaatatTCGGAGTTGAACAATAATTTGGCTACTCTAAGTTATATAGACCGTTTTCCTCTTAAAACTACTTCATGTTCAAGTGATTGTGCTTTGTCCTGTTCTCTTGCTTAGTTCGGTTGTGTGAAAGCAAGATATGGGATATATTCATGCTTCCGGCATATTCTTTTGCTATGCATGACTCTGTCTTGGGTTCGGCTTGGAATTCAAAATTCTGGATTCGAACCTGTTTTTATGTAGTAGATTCGAATCCAACTTATACAGCCAACGGATCTTGATCTTAAAGTTTCGGAATCGGGTCCGAGTCGGGTTCAGGTCCGATCCAGGACTAAAAGGTCCAAATTTAAATATTCTAAAACTAAATCCAAGACCAATCACAAATTCAATCTCCAAacttaaacaaatcaaattacaaaACTAAATCACAAATAACTCGCAACAGTGAATCCAAAACTAACCACAAATCAATCTACAAAGTCATTACTAAATTATTAATTTGATAAAAgaatgtatttagaaatatttatattttataattattaatatattgtCCGGAGCTGGATTCGGCtatccaaattatttttcaatccAAACTCAGAAAAATTTATCGAATCCGGGTCAGGTCCGGTTCCAAACCCAACCCGTTGACACCCCAGTAGATTCCATTCTCTTTTATTGTTCAGGTTTTGGCTCTCAAACGATGTTGCTGCAAATTTGGAAATTGCTTATTTTGTCTAGTCCTCTACTTCCATGATAGACTGATTAGGACAAGATAATCTTTAGCATCTTTAAATTATTCTTCTCACAATTTTGCAGTGAATGGAACTAGAAAATGTTGACGCGGGACATCTTGCTACGATTAATCATTGACTCCAAGCTGTGTAAAAATTGGAAATCCTCCTAATTTGCAGGTATGAACAAAGCATTCCAACAATACATGCCTTGTCTGCAGGAGAGATGAATTGAAAATGAGAACCTGAGGGggccttttttttaaaaaaaaaaaaaaccttggaACTTCCAGTTAAACAACTGAAACATCACAACGAATTTGTGAGGTTTATAACTGGATTGCCAAGAAAAGCAAAACCTATAGTTTCCCGGCTGGCATTTGCAGAGCCAGGAATTGGCTGCCAGATAACAGGAGAAGCATATGGTCGACTTACTGGGAAATATAATCTTGGCACTGACAATGTGGATGAAGCTGCTGGTAGAGTTCTTGATCGAGCATCTAAGTGAGAGGACCTCTTCTGGGCAATCAGAGGGGACTGAGGAAGGAGCTTCGAAATACTACTTGGCTGGATGCTACAACTTTACTGTCAACAAACGTCATACAAGCCAGTGAACAAGGAGGAGTTCCAAATACATTGGGACAAGGAGGAGTAACTATATTGCTGTGTAGGTGGCCTGAAGTTTTTTATAAGTTTGACGAAAATCTATTCCTCAGAGTAGTCATACAAGCCAGTGAATGCAACTAATCAGAATGTAAGGGGGATTATGCAAACTGCCTACAATGCTTTATTTCTTGGAAGAGCTAACAAACGTCTACAGATCATGAAGAAAAGCTTTCCTGGATTGGGATTGACTCAAAAAAAACTGTATTGAGATGAGCTGGATTGTATCAGTGCTGTATCTAGCCAACTTCATTAGTACAAGGCCTGATGTTTTTGCTTCAAAGAAAATCATCACACCTGAAGAAACTACTTCAAAGCTCAGTCGGACTCTAGAAAAGCCAATCCCAGAACATGCACTGGAAGGGATTTGGAAATGGTTTTCAGAAGATGTTCACCTTGCTCTGAAGAGGTAATTAGGTTTAACTTCTTTATCTTTTTGTATTTATGTGTTGTTACATTTCTGTGCAGTAACCttatcttttttattgttttcagcAGGTTTACTTGGTCTTCCTGGCCTGAATTCTTGCCACATGAATTATAACAGGATCCAGTGGAACGTTGAAGCTTTGTTCAACGTGGTAAATTTGACCAGAAGCAGACTAAAGTGGTCCTAAAACATCAACATGACTTGCAAATGATTTGGGAGCAAAACCAGTCAATAAGGAGTAATCATGTCCATACTAAAAGATTTTATCAATACTCAAATTCAATAGTTTAAGGTCCTCCTCAAGATACAAAAGTGCTTATTAGAACAACGAAGATGAAGTTCGACAAGTACTAAAAGTCTATCTAGTATACATATACTTTGTTCTATAACTTTTTACAAAAGGGAATATCCACCTACCACCCTTTCCTTGTCAAATACGGCGCAGGGAGGCTAGCCGTTTCTCAAGATCCTCAACATCAGCAGTTGCAGAGCTGCACAGCAGTTGAAGGGATTTTCAAAGATTGCACAAAACTGTAAATACACATGGTGTTGCTAGATTTACCAACCATGAAGGGTAGTCATAGTAATGATGCGTaagtttgaaagttaaaaatttCCAGATATGCTTTACAAGGGTAGCATTTTTTTCAAACTCAAATCAATTTTGATAAAAGGTTATTCAATAAGAAGTTCAAGCTAGGTTTAGCAAACCAAAAACCAACATGGGATGCAGGAAGCATTCGCAAACGTTGTAGAAAATGCTTTCCAGGGGTAGCACTGTTTCAATAAAAATCTTaataagaaaggtcaaaaagacCTAGCAGGTTTACCAAAGCCAGGAGAAACCCACATTAGATGCAGGAAGCATTTGCAAACTTTACAGAATTGTGCCTCAGCAATATCCTGAAACTCCCCCATCATCCCCAAAGGAATTGAAGTTTAACAATTCAGTGCACAGAAACTTCTGACGATGTTAGGCACTGATGAATACCTCACAATATGAGTTCATTACCAATTCCTACTACTAAAATTTCTTGTGCACTTGTTATGTCACAAAGTTTTACCTATAACATCAATTTCATCACATTTCTcttgcatgatttttttttaaaactatctAGTTGCCTAACTAGAAAAATGGCAGACCAAAAATAACAGTAGCATACCACCTTTGTTTTATTTCGTCGGAAAAAGTAGAGGTTTTATATTTCTATTTTAGTCTGGAAAATCAAGAAAGGTAAAAAAGCAGGAGACTGAACTGATAATCAAACAGTAAGGATTAAGGAGACAACAAATGCATGCTCAAATGACCACCCCTTCTTTTACTTTATCTGGTCCAGGACATGAAGATCAGCTTAAAAGACCAATAGAAAAAGTGGTCAGCCCCAGCTAGAGACTTCATCGTGTTGATAATTTTTGAGCTTTTTATAAAGATCAAAGAAACATTTGTATTACTTgcttatttttttcatttttttggcaGTGGACTCCGACAAGAAGGCACACAAGACAGTTTAGACACCATTATACTCGCAAAAGCAGGCACGTAATGGGAACTCCAGCCAGACAAACAAATTGGAGAATGCAAATAGCATATGCAGCTAAACCCATCATCCATCAAACACGGATAGAAAAACAGCTTTTATTTCCAAGTCCTCGAACATTTTACATCCAAAGAATCTGGTCTTAAAATGTTTAAATATTTAGAGAGGCACTAAGAAATCATTTCCTTTTCAGTCAAAACAAGAACGCACCTAGGGGGGGCAGCATTATCAACTTTCTTTGCTGCAATCCGACCTTTTGGAGCAGATGACAGCTGCAAGGAAAATGGAAACCAGAATCAGAAATTTGATAGATTCTGGGAATAACATCAAATTGACATAAACCAAATTGCAGAAAGAAAATCCTCAAAATAAACCTACTTGTGAGGCTATATCCACACCAATCTCGTCCAGAacctagaaaaaaaaagggcattTTAATATTAAAAGTTAAGAGGATGAGAAAGGACATAAAAATAGAGAAGAAAGGTTCAATTGACAAAGGAAATGCTAATAACCTGGTTAGTAAGCTCCTCTGTTTCCTCCTCAGCCTCATCTTTATCTAAGGTTTCATCAATAGATTCCGACATCATCTCAATCTAGAGTAAAGACCAAAATGCAAGTCACAGAAAAAGAAAGGTAAAACTCAATCTTTTGTTCTATGTTGGAAAAGTTTATGAAGCAAAATAGCTGCACTGTAATATCTGAAACTGTCCAGGGCCAAACTTTTGCAGTCATCAACTGTTCTACAATTTGTGAGGGATTGATCTTACACTATAAGGTGAAAATAAAACTACTGGTTAATATAGACTATTTGtcaaaataatgaagcctaatcAAGTTTACCGTCATATCCATCTGCGCCGACTGCTTCTGAAACTCTTTAATCACTTTAGCTTGTTTTGTGGGTGCCATTTCCTGAAGAAAGAAGAACAGTGAAAAGGGAGGAGTGGCCAGCAAAGAATCTAGTCTCAAGCATCTAATACAAGATATAAACAAATCTTTAATTAGGCAAAGTTATTTACAAGTTATTAGCAAGCATTAACTAATCTACCAAAATGATTACATCAAAGCTAAAGCACGGATTCAGAAGTCATCAAAAGTCCACAGTAAATAGGTTCACAGGATTCAAAAGGATAGAATTGAGTCACAAAAAGGAGATTTTAATGCTTTACTGTTGCATACACTCCAAAGATTCCACGAGCATTGCAATATCATAGTACCCAAACTAAACATATTATTCTGCTAATAAAAGACACTTTGCTTTCATCGAAGCTCTTAAGTAACAATATACTTCATAGCAGCTCAAAAATTTTAGATATTATTATTCCATTCTACATGGAACAATACACTTCGTAGCATCTCAAAATTTTAGATATTATTATTCCATTCTACATGGAACAGAGCATCCAGAGTATAAGACCAGTTCAGAGATATCTCAAATTTCATGACTGGAAGACTAATTATGACCAAGATCAATCTTTAAAGTATGTGAAGCTAAAAAAATATTCATGGGAATATCTGAGTAATTAAGCCATCAAAGTATTATACTTTGTCAAGCATCTAATATG
Encoded here:
- the LOC113755780 gene encoding neurofilament light polypeptide-like, producing the protein MHSPLPRDLEFMKKLTPAEMVQSLMVSTASTSAFVAEMTHRYCALVEEQDTGKLQNQISKLEKKLAVSESEKAELQRQLKEAEAKGEEAEVTMNSLRSALEEVQKRGDEVKKSHEQALNSVGASAVDAFRRSEALTKDLGQLLTPNFMFGFTSGVDAAAAHLPSEALESLRGHASYNEDSQELYDRMAEGIQAGRNLAEVQNEFNKWLSELDEVFEEGEEAGEDEAGGDIGEEHGEELHPGGGESGEKAAQEGAETGNGAETGV